Proteins found in one Salmo salar chromosome ssa26, Ssal_v3.1, whole genome shotgun sequence genomic segment:
- the LOC106587142 gene encoding adhesion G-protein coupled receptor G2 isoform X5, translating into MDCFVMYFFVIHILHCSTLKTATMFPLHLLLLISGTLAMNCSNSDDTFYLDTTTGEISMKNILITIIDKAEENLKCVWVIESYIECTPMNVTSINLTDCQTVPISVVENSTNKLIFNMSSSTCEVTKCTGPPVTALMREIQDHPSEGPKDLKRVLNMRNMCADLFKNNRTMRMMFIGVERYLVHKMVNVSITGEPVYYHLSDLALIVFNLTNLTSADDKMVKIKAPEVNYSLSCQYFNEYGNISLPDTVFWKTDGCVTKINDSVVECICSHATPFAVLLIADLSIDSAHWQVLSYISYIGCGLSAFFTAVSFLTYVITTNSRVDNANSIHVSLSGALFLLNTSFLLNEWGASLGIRGVCIFIAVAIHYSLLSCFTWMAIEAVHLYLLLVKVFNTYYRHYMAKLSAIGWGVPGIIVGVSLAVKDIKPLYGPTEMTMADTNQTNTICWIMDIPFFYSMNLAYFTIIFVLNSGILLTVTTRICQLQRYGSKGKPGKASLAWKDIGTVLGLTCLLGITWGLAFLSYGYVNLPILYLFSIFNSLQGFFIFLWICGTARKDRERVANTKSTSAALNTSTAKPKEEMFPGNNRYQ; encoded by the exons ATGGATtgctttgtaatgtatttttttgtcattcaTATATTGCACTGTTCTACCCTTAAAACAGCCACAATGTTTCCTCTGCATCTACTTCTACTTATATCTGGAACACTGGCTATGAATTGCTCAAATTCAG ATGATACCTTTTATTTAGACACCACAACCGGGGAGATTTCAATGAAAAACATTCTGATCACCATCATTGATAAAGCTGAGGAAAATCTGAAATGCGTTTGGGTCATTGAAAGCTATATTGAGTGCACCCCAATGAATGTGACCTCGATTAACCTCACTGACTGTCAGACGGTGCCGATTTCTGTAGTCGAGAACTCAACCAACAAGTTGATCTTCAACATGT CTTCATCCACGTGTGAGGTCACCAAGTGTACTGGGCCACCAGTCACTGCCCTGATGAGAGAGATACAAGACCATCCCAGTGAGGGTCCAAAGGATCTTAAAAGGGTCCTGAACATGCGAAATATGTGTGCAGACCTGTTTAAAAACAATCGGACCATGAGGATGATGTTTATTGG CGTTGAACGGTACCTGGTACACAAGATGGTGAACGTCTCAATCACTGGAGAGCCTGTGTACTACCACCTCAGTGATCTGGCTCTGATTGTGTTCAACCTGACCAACCTAACCAGTGCTGATGACAAGATGGTGAAAATAAAAGCACCAGAG GTGAATTACAGCCTGTCATGTCAATATTTCAATGAATATG GGAACATAAGCCTCCCAGACACTGTCTTTTGGAAAACAGATGGATGTGTTACTAAGATCAACGACAGCGTGGTGGAGTGTATCTGTAGCCACGCTACGCCGTTTGCCGTGCTGCTG ATCGCCGACCTATCTATTGACAGTGCACACTGGCAGGTCTTGTCTTACATCAGCTACATTGGCTGTGGCTTGTCTGCCTTCTTCACCGCCGTATCCTTCCTCACCTACGTCATTACCAC GAACTCCAGGGTGGACAACGCCAACAGCATCCACGTGTCACTGAGCGGGGCTCTGTTCCTGCTCAACACCTCTTTCCTGCTCAACGAGTGGGGGGCCAGTCTGGGCATCAGGGGCGTGTGTATCTTCATTGCGGTGGCCATTCACTACAGCCTCCTCAGCTGTTTCACCTGGATGGCCATTGAAGCTGTCCACCTGTATCTCCTCCTGGTCAAGGTGTTCAACACTTACTACCGACACTATATGGCCAAGCTGTCTGCCATTGGTTGGG GAGTCCCTGGTATCATCGTGGGAGTTTCATTGGCAGTCAAGGATATCAAACCATTATATGGACCTACAGAAATGACTATGGCAGACACTAACCAGACAAACACAAT cTGCTGGATCATGGACATCCCCTTCTTCTACAGTATGAACCTGGCCTACTTCACCATCATCTTTGTCCTTAACTCTGGCATTCTGTTAACGGTGACCACCCGGATCTGCCAGCTGCAGCGCTATGGCAGTAAGGGTAAGCCTGGGAAGGCAAGCCTGGCCTGGAAGGACATCGGCACCGTCCTGGGTCTGACCTGCCTGCTGGGCATCACCTGGGGCCTGGCCTTCCTCAGCTACGGCTATGTCAACCTTCCCATCCTCTACCTGTTCAGcattttcaactccctccaag gATTCTTTATATTCCTATGGATCTGTGGCACTGCCAGGAAAGACAGGGAGCGGGTGGCGAATACCAAGAGCACATCAGCAGCTCTGAACACCTCTACAGCCAAACCCAAGGAGGAGATGTTCCCTGGCAACAACCGCTACCAGTAA
- the LOC106587142 gene encoding adhesion G-protein coupled receptor G2 isoform X2, with protein MDCFVMYFFVIHILHCSTLKTATMFPLHLLLLISGTLAMNCSNSDDTFYLDTTTGEISMKNILITIIDKAEENLKCVWVIESYIECTPMNVTSINLTDCQTVPISVVENSTNKLIFNMSSSTCEVTKCTGPPVTALMREIQDHPSEGPKDLKRVLNMRNMCADLFKNNRTMRMMFIGVERYLVHKMVNVSITGEPVYYHLSDLALIVFNLTNLTSADDKMVKIKAPENIPEEKRTVGVVTYKSPNQFLFKEELVRTMVIRIEVGGGRQLENLTTPLKMKFKLLDPIIPVNYSLSCQYFNEYGNISLPDTVFWKTDGCVTKINDSVVECICSHATPFAVLLIADLSIDSAHWQVLSYISYIGCGLSAFFTAVSFLTYVITTNSRVDNANSIHVSLSGALFLLNTSFLLNEWGASLGIRGVCIFIAVAIHYSLLSCFTWMAIEAVHLYLLLVKVFNTYYRHYMAKLSAIGWGVPGIIVGVSLAVKDIKPLYGPTEMTMADTNQTNTICWIMDIPFFYSMNLAYFTIIFVLNSGILLTVTTRICQLQRYGSKGKPGKASLAWKDIGTVLGLTCLLGITWGLAFLSYGYVNLPILYLFSIFNSLQGFFIFLWICGTARKDRERVANTKSTSAALNTSTAKPKEEMFPGNNRYQ; from the exons ATGGATtgctttgtaatgtatttttttgtcattcaTATATTGCACTGTTCTACCCTTAAAACAGCCACAATGTTTCCTCTGCATCTACTTCTACTTATATCTGGAACACTGGCTATGAATTGCTCAAATTCAG ATGATACCTTTTATTTAGACACCACAACCGGGGAGATTTCAATGAAAAACATTCTGATCACCATCATTGATAAAGCTGAGGAAAATCTGAAATGCGTTTGGGTCATTGAAAGCTATATTGAGTGCACCCCAATGAATGTGACCTCGATTAACCTCACTGACTGTCAGACGGTGCCGATTTCTGTAGTCGAGAACTCAACCAACAAGTTGATCTTCAACATGT CTTCATCCACGTGTGAGGTCACCAAGTGTACTGGGCCACCAGTCACTGCCCTGATGAGAGAGATACAAGACCATCCCAGTGAGGGTCCAAAGGATCTTAAAAGGGTCCTGAACATGCGAAATATGTGTGCAGACCTGTTTAAAAACAATCGGACCATGAGGATGATGTTTATTGG CGTTGAACGGTACCTGGTACACAAGATGGTGAACGTCTCAATCACTGGAGAGCCTGTGTACTACCACCTCAGTGATCTGGCTCTGATTGTGTTCAACCTGACCAACCTAACCAGTGCTGATGACAAGATGGTGAAAATAAAAGCACCAGAG AACATCCCAGAGGAAAAGAGGACTGTGGGCGTGGTCACCTATAAATCACCCAATCAGTTCTTG TTTAAAGAGGAACTCGTGAGAACCATGGTCATACGGATAGAGGTGGGCGGCGGCAGACAACTAGAGAACTTGACCACCCCACTGAAGATGAAGTTCAAATTGCTTGACCCTATTATACCA GTGAATTACAGCCTGTCATGTCAATATTTCAATGAATATG GGAACATAAGCCTCCCAGACACTGTCTTTTGGAAAACAGATGGATGTGTTACTAAGATCAACGACAGCGTGGTGGAGTGTATCTGTAGCCACGCTACGCCGTTTGCCGTGCTGCTG ATCGCCGACCTATCTATTGACAGTGCACACTGGCAGGTCTTGTCTTACATCAGCTACATTGGCTGTGGCTTGTCTGCCTTCTTCACCGCCGTATCCTTCCTCACCTACGTCATTACCAC GAACTCCAGGGTGGACAACGCCAACAGCATCCACGTGTCACTGAGCGGGGCTCTGTTCCTGCTCAACACCTCTTTCCTGCTCAACGAGTGGGGGGCCAGTCTGGGCATCAGGGGCGTGTGTATCTTCATTGCGGTGGCCATTCACTACAGCCTCCTCAGCTGTTTCACCTGGATGGCCATTGAAGCTGTCCACCTGTATCTCCTCCTGGTCAAGGTGTTCAACACTTACTACCGACACTATATGGCCAAGCTGTCTGCCATTGGTTGGG GAGTCCCTGGTATCATCGTGGGAGTTTCATTGGCAGTCAAGGATATCAAACCATTATATGGACCTACAGAAATGACTATGGCAGACACTAACCAGACAAACACAAT cTGCTGGATCATGGACATCCCCTTCTTCTACAGTATGAACCTGGCCTACTTCACCATCATCTTTGTCCTTAACTCTGGCATTCTGTTAACGGTGACCACCCGGATCTGCCAGCTGCAGCGCTATGGCAGTAAGGGTAAGCCTGGGAAGGCAAGCCTGGCCTGGAAGGACATCGGCACCGTCCTGGGTCTGACCTGCCTGCTGGGCATCACCTGGGGCCTGGCCTTCCTCAGCTACGGCTATGTCAACCTTCCCATCCTCTACCTGTTCAGcattttcaactccctccaag gATTCTTTATATTCCTATGGATCTGTGGCACTGCCAGGAAAGACAGGGAGCGGGTGGCGAATACCAAGAGCACATCAGCAGCTCTGAACACCTCTACAGCCAAACCCAAGGAGGAGATGTTCCCTGGCAACAACCGCTACCAGTAA
- the LOC106587142 gene encoding adhesion G-protein coupled receptor G2 isoform X1, protein MDCFVMYFFVIHILHCSTLKTATMFPLHLLLLISGTLAMNCSNSDDTFYLDTTTGEISMKNILITIIDKAEENLKCVWVIESYIECTPMNVTSINLTDCQTVPISVVENSTNKLIFNMSSSTCEVTKCTGPPVTALMREIQDHPSEGPKDLKRVLNMRNMCADLFKNNRTMRMMFIGVERYLVHKMVNVSITGEPVYYHLSDLALIVFNLTNLTSADDKMVKIKAPELLSEHNSYIPETWIPIDALQNIPEEKRTVGVVTYKSPNQFLFKEELVRTMVIRIEVGGGRQLENLTTPLKMKFKLLDPIIPVNYSLSCQYFNEYGNISLPDTVFWKTDGCVTKINDSVVECICSHATPFAVLLIADLSIDSAHWQVLSYISYIGCGLSAFFTAVSFLTYVITTNSRVDNANSIHVSLSGALFLLNTSFLLNEWGASLGIRGVCIFIAVAIHYSLLSCFTWMAIEAVHLYLLLVKVFNTYYRHYMAKLSAIGWGVPGIIVGVSLAVKDIKPLYGPTEMTMADTNQTNTICWIMDIPFFYSMNLAYFTIIFVLNSGILLTVTTRICQLQRYGSKGKPGKASLAWKDIGTVLGLTCLLGITWGLAFLSYGYVNLPILYLFSIFNSLQGFFIFLWICGTARKDRERVANTKSTSAALNTSTAKPKEEMFPGNNRYQ, encoded by the exons ATGGATtgctttgtaatgtatttttttgtcattcaTATATTGCACTGTTCTACCCTTAAAACAGCCACAATGTTTCCTCTGCATCTACTTCTACTTATATCTGGAACACTGGCTATGAATTGCTCAAATTCAG ATGATACCTTTTATTTAGACACCACAACCGGGGAGATTTCAATGAAAAACATTCTGATCACCATCATTGATAAAGCTGAGGAAAATCTGAAATGCGTTTGGGTCATTGAAAGCTATATTGAGTGCACCCCAATGAATGTGACCTCGATTAACCTCACTGACTGTCAGACGGTGCCGATTTCTGTAGTCGAGAACTCAACCAACAAGTTGATCTTCAACATGT CTTCATCCACGTGTGAGGTCACCAAGTGTACTGGGCCACCAGTCACTGCCCTGATGAGAGAGATACAAGACCATCCCAGTGAGGGTCCAAAGGATCTTAAAAGGGTCCTGAACATGCGAAATATGTGTGCAGACCTGTTTAAAAACAATCGGACCATGAGGATGATGTTTATTGG CGTTGAACGGTACCTGGTACACAAGATGGTGAACGTCTCAATCACTGGAGAGCCTGTGTACTACCACCTCAGTGATCTGGCTCTGATTGTGTTCAACCTGACCAACCTAACCAGTGCTGATGACAAGATGGTGAAAATAAAAGCACCAGAG CTTCTCTCTGAGCACAATTCTTACATTCCGGAAACATGGATCCCTATTGATGCACTCCAGAACATCCCAGAGGAAAAGAGGACTGTGGGCGTGGTCACCTATAAATCACCCAATCAGTTCTTG TTTAAAGAGGAACTCGTGAGAACCATGGTCATACGGATAGAGGTGGGCGGCGGCAGACAACTAGAGAACTTGACCACCCCACTGAAGATGAAGTTCAAATTGCTTGACCCTATTATACCA GTGAATTACAGCCTGTCATGTCAATATTTCAATGAATATG GGAACATAAGCCTCCCAGACACTGTCTTTTGGAAAACAGATGGATGTGTTACTAAGATCAACGACAGCGTGGTGGAGTGTATCTGTAGCCACGCTACGCCGTTTGCCGTGCTGCTG ATCGCCGACCTATCTATTGACAGTGCACACTGGCAGGTCTTGTCTTACATCAGCTACATTGGCTGTGGCTTGTCTGCCTTCTTCACCGCCGTATCCTTCCTCACCTACGTCATTACCAC GAACTCCAGGGTGGACAACGCCAACAGCATCCACGTGTCACTGAGCGGGGCTCTGTTCCTGCTCAACACCTCTTTCCTGCTCAACGAGTGGGGGGCCAGTCTGGGCATCAGGGGCGTGTGTATCTTCATTGCGGTGGCCATTCACTACAGCCTCCTCAGCTGTTTCACCTGGATGGCCATTGAAGCTGTCCACCTGTATCTCCTCCTGGTCAAGGTGTTCAACACTTACTACCGACACTATATGGCCAAGCTGTCTGCCATTGGTTGGG GAGTCCCTGGTATCATCGTGGGAGTTTCATTGGCAGTCAAGGATATCAAACCATTATATGGACCTACAGAAATGACTATGGCAGACACTAACCAGACAAACACAAT cTGCTGGATCATGGACATCCCCTTCTTCTACAGTATGAACCTGGCCTACTTCACCATCATCTTTGTCCTTAACTCTGGCATTCTGTTAACGGTGACCACCCGGATCTGCCAGCTGCAGCGCTATGGCAGTAAGGGTAAGCCTGGGAAGGCAAGCCTGGCCTGGAAGGACATCGGCACCGTCCTGGGTCTGACCTGCCTGCTGGGCATCACCTGGGGCCTGGCCTTCCTCAGCTACGGCTATGTCAACCTTCCCATCCTCTACCTGTTCAGcattttcaactccctccaag gATTCTTTATATTCCTATGGATCTGTGGCACTGCCAGGAAAGACAGGGAGCGGGTGGCGAATACCAAGAGCACATCAGCAGCTCTGAACACCTCTACAGCCAAACCCAAGGAGGAGATGTTCCCTGGCAACAACCGCTACCAGTAA
- the LOC106587142 gene encoding adhesion G-protein coupled receptor G2 isoform X4 translates to MKNILITIIDKAEENLKCVWVIESYIECTPMNVTSINLTDCQTVPISVVENSTNKLIFNMSSSTCEVTKCTGPPVTALMREIQDHPSEGPKDLKRVLNMRNMCADLFKNNRTMRMMFIGVERYLVHKMVNVSITGEPVYYHLSDLALIVFNLTNLTSADDKMVKIKAPELLSEHNSYIPETWIPIDALQNIPEEKRTVGVVTYKSPNQFLFKEELVRTMVIRIEVGGGRQLENLTTPLKMKFKLLDPIIPVNYSLSCQYFNEYGNISLPDTVFWKTDGCVTKINDSVVECICSHATPFAVLLIADLSIDSAHWQVLSYISYIGCGLSAFFTAVSFLTYVITTNSRVDNANSIHVSLSGALFLLNTSFLLNEWGASLGIRGVCIFIAVAIHYSLLSCFTWMAIEAVHLYLLLVKVFNTYYRHYMAKLSAIGWGVPGIIVGVSLAVKDIKPLYGPTEMTMADTNQTNTICWIMDIPFFYSMNLAYFTIIFVLNSGILLTVTTRICQLQRYGSKGKPGKASLAWKDIGTVLGLTCLLGITWGLAFLSYGYVNLPILYLFSIFNSLQGFFIFLWICGTARKDRERVANTKSTSAALNTSTAKPKEEMFPGNNRYQ, encoded by the exons ATGAAAAACATTCTGATCACCATCATTGATAAAGCTGAGGAAAATCTGAAATGCGTTTGGGTCATTGAAAGCTATATTGAGTGCACCCCAATGAATGTGACCTCGATTAACCTCACTGACTGTCAGACGGTGCCGATTTCTGTAGTCGAGAACTCAACCAACAAGTTGATCTTCAACATGT CTTCATCCACGTGTGAGGTCACCAAGTGTACTGGGCCACCAGTCACTGCCCTGATGAGAGAGATACAAGACCATCCCAGTGAGGGTCCAAAGGATCTTAAAAGGGTCCTGAACATGCGAAATATGTGTGCAGACCTGTTTAAAAACAATCGGACCATGAGGATGATGTTTATTGG CGTTGAACGGTACCTGGTACACAAGATGGTGAACGTCTCAATCACTGGAGAGCCTGTGTACTACCACCTCAGTGATCTGGCTCTGATTGTGTTCAACCTGACCAACCTAACCAGTGCTGATGACAAGATGGTGAAAATAAAAGCACCAGAG CTTCTCTCTGAGCACAATTCTTACATTCCGGAAACATGGATCCCTATTGATGCACTCCAGAACATCCCAGAGGAAAAGAGGACTGTGGGCGTGGTCACCTATAAATCACCCAATCAGTTCTTG TTTAAAGAGGAACTCGTGAGAACCATGGTCATACGGATAGAGGTGGGCGGCGGCAGACAACTAGAGAACTTGACCACCCCACTGAAGATGAAGTTCAAATTGCTTGACCCTATTATACCA GTGAATTACAGCCTGTCATGTCAATATTTCAATGAATATG GGAACATAAGCCTCCCAGACACTGTCTTTTGGAAAACAGATGGATGTGTTACTAAGATCAACGACAGCGTGGTGGAGTGTATCTGTAGCCACGCTACGCCGTTTGCCGTGCTGCTG ATCGCCGACCTATCTATTGACAGTGCACACTGGCAGGTCTTGTCTTACATCAGCTACATTGGCTGTGGCTTGTCTGCCTTCTTCACCGCCGTATCCTTCCTCACCTACGTCATTACCAC GAACTCCAGGGTGGACAACGCCAACAGCATCCACGTGTCACTGAGCGGGGCTCTGTTCCTGCTCAACACCTCTTTCCTGCTCAACGAGTGGGGGGCCAGTCTGGGCATCAGGGGCGTGTGTATCTTCATTGCGGTGGCCATTCACTACAGCCTCCTCAGCTGTTTCACCTGGATGGCCATTGAAGCTGTCCACCTGTATCTCCTCCTGGTCAAGGTGTTCAACACTTACTACCGACACTATATGGCCAAGCTGTCTGCCATTGGTTGGG GAGTCCCTGGTATCATCGTGGGAGTTTCATTGGCAGTCAAGGATATCAAACCATTATATGGACCTACAGAAATGACTATGGCAGACACTAACCAGACAAACACAAT cTGCTGGATCATGGACATCCCCTTCTTCTACAGTATGAACCTGGCCTACTTCACCATCATCTTTGTCCTTAACTCTGGCATTCTGTTAACGGTGACCACCCGGATCTGCCAGCTGCAGCGCTATGGCAGTAAGGGTAAGCCTGGGAAGGCAAGCCTGGCCTGGAAGGACATCGGCACCGTCCTGGGTCTGACCTGCCTGCTGGGCATCACCTGGGGCCTGGCCTTCCTCAGCTACGGCTATGTCAACCTTCCCATCCTCTACCTGTTCAGcattttcaactccctccaag gATTCTTTATATTCCTATGGATCTGTGGCACTGCCAGGAAAGACAGGGAGCGGGTGGCGAATACCAAGAGCACATCAGCAGCTCTGAACACCTCTACAGCCAAACCCAAGGAGGAGATGTTCCCTGGCAACAACCGCTACCAGTAA
- the LOC106587142 gene encoding adhesion G-protein coupled receptor G2 isoform X3, with the protein MFPLHLLLLISGTLAMNCSNSDDTFYLDTTTGEISMKNILITIIDKAEENLKCVWVIESYIECTPMNVTSINLTDCQTVPISVVENSTNKLIFNMSSSTCEVTKCTGPPVTALMREIQDHPSEGPKDLKRVLNMRNMCADLFKNNRTMRMMFIGVERYLVHKMVNVSITGEPVYYHLSDLALIVFNLTNLTSADDKMVKIKAPELLSEHNSYIPETWIPIDALQNIPEEKRTVGVVTYKSPNQFLFKEELVRTMVIRIEVGGGRQLENLTTPLKMKFKLLDPIIPVNYSLSCQYFNEYGNISLPDTVFWKTDGCVTKINDSVVECICSHATPFAVLLIADLSIDSAHWQVLSYISYIGCGLSAFFTAVSFLTYVITTNSRVDNANSIHVSLSGALFLLNTSFLLNEWGASLGIRGVCIFIAVAIHYSLLSCFTWMAIEAVHLYLLLVKVFNTYYRHYMAKLSAIGWGVPGIIVGVSLAVKDIKPLYGPTEMTMADTNQTNTICWIMDIPFFYSMNLAYFTIIFVLNSGILLTVTTRICQLQRYGSKGKPGKASLAWKDIGTVLGLTCLLGITWGLAFLSYGYVNLPILYLFSIFNSLQGFFIFLWICGTARKDRERVANTKSTSAALNTSTAKPKEEMFPGNNRYQ; encoded by the exons ATGTTTCCTCTGCATCTACTTCTACTTATATCTGGAACACTGGCTATGAATTGCTCAAATTCAG ATGATACCTTTTATTTAGACACCACAACCGGGGAGATTTCAATGAAAAACATTCTGATCACCATCATTGATAAAGCTGAGGAAAATCTGAAATGCGTTTGGGTCATTGAAAGCTATATTGAGTGCACCCCAATGAATGTGACCTCGATTAACCTCACTGACTGTCAGACGGTGCCGATTTCTGTAGTCGAGAACTCAACCAACAAGTTGATCTTCAACATGT CTTCATCCACGTGTGAGGTCACCAAGTGTACTGGGCCACCAGTCACTGCCCTGATGAGAGAGATACAAGACCATCCCAGTGAGGGTCCAAAGGATCTTAAAAGGGTCCTGAACATGCGAAATATGTGTGCAGACCTGTTTAAAAACAATCGGACCATGAGGATGATGTTTATTGG CGTTGAACGGTACCTGGTACACAAGATGGTGAACGTCTCAATCACTGGAGAGCCTGTGTACTACCACCTCAGTGATCTGGCTCTGATTGTGTTCAACCTGACCAACCTAACCAGTGCTGATGACAAGATGGTGAAAATAAAAGCACCAGAG CTTCTCTCTGAGCACAATTCTTACATTCCGGAAACATGGATCCCTATTGATGCACTCCAGAACATCCCAGAGGAAAAGAGGACTGTGGGCGTGGTCACCTATAAATCACCCAATCAGTTCTTG TTTAAAGAGGAACTCGTGAGAACCATGGTCATACGGATAGAGGTGGGCGGCGGCAGACAACTAGAGAACTTGACCACCCCACTGAAGATGAAGTTCAAATTGCTTGACCCTATTATACCA GTGAATTACAGCCTGTCATGTCAATATTTCAATGAATATG GGAACATAAGCCTCCCAGACACTGTCTTTTGGAAAACAGATGGATGTGTTACTAAGATCAACGACAGCGTGGTGGAGTGTATCTGTAGCCACGCTACGCCGTTTGCCGTGCTGCTG ATCGCCGACCTATCTATTGACAGTGCACACTGGCAGGTCTTGTCTTACATCAGCTACATTGGCTGTGGCTTGTCTGCCTTCTTCACCGCCGTATCCTTCCTCACCTACGTCATTACCAC GAACTCCAGGGTGGACAACGCCAACAGCATCCACGTGTCACTGAGCGGGGCTCTGTTCCTGCTCAACACCTCTTTCCTGCTCAACGAGTGGGGGGCCAGTCTGGGCATCAGGGGCGTGTGTATCTTCATTGCGGTGGCCATTCACTACAGCCTCCTCAGCTGTTTCACCTGGATGGCCATTGAAGCTGTCCACCTGTATCTCCTCCTGGTCAAGGTGTTCAACACTTACTACCGACACTATATGGCCAAGCTGTCTGCCATTGGTTGGG GAGTCCCTGGTATCATCGTGGGAGTTTCATTGGCAGTCAAGGATATCAAACCATTATATGGACCTACAGAAATGACTATGGCAGACACTAACCAGACAAACACAAT cTGCTGGATCATGGACATCCCCTTCTTCTACAGTATGAACCTGGCCTACTTCACCATCATCTTTGTCCTTAACTCTGGCATTCTGTTAACGGTGACCACCCGGATCTGCCAGCTGCAGCGCTATGGCAGTAAGGGTAAGCCTGGGAAGGCAAGCCTGGCCTGGAAGGACATCGGCACCGTCCTGGGTCTGACCTGCCTGCTGGGCATCACCTGGGGCCTGGCCTTCCTCAGCTACGGCTATGTCAACCTTCCCATCCTCTACCTGTTCAGcattttcaactccctccaag gATTCTTTATATTCCTATGGATCTGTGGCACTGCCAGGAAAGACAGGGAGCGGGTGGCGAATACCAAGAGCACATCAGCAGCTCTGAACACCTCTACAGCCAAACCCAAGGAGGAGATGTTCCCTGGCAACAACCGCTACCAGTAA